A DNA window from Augochlora pura isolate Apur16 chromosome 9, APUR_v2.2.1, whole genome shotgun sequence contains the following coding sequences:
- the Culd gene encoding CUB and LDLa domain isoform X2 has protein sequence MHRRFRLALPTLLCWLVVAYAEGDVVRNEDICGAQNGRRLYLELGEKGILYAKNVSFARTEARQDGSRIYTNNSSHAQCTLELVTCPSCVIIVTFQSIALSHHCGDGSVTMDSPCRCDYVWISEPPYEDVSGTPFCGLYAPITYRSSTRTLSITLLYSESRKHAFTLEYTAERNRLHLRGTELTGQNAKGLNNTGGGILTSPFFPARYPRDLGLEYVVACPSEAPSCRIRLLFSDFQLATVSIMEFYDWNGQRLDVSSGARFRPPVIVSSGPSLLIRFYANGGTGLGYKAFYSFVIGNAFDKSVQPITDCGGYVENLGGAITMMDMVGEGVKTYDCVWLIRPPKNFLHAKTHMYLKVVAFADMAGNTELIVRQGPTSALLPLEILRHPATQVQPPRYREHVAPVTSGFHVSLRGTFGSLSHLAIAYAAFSYMDCFAGSDFLCRNHRCIPNQLNCDGFDHCGDDSDEPATCFRDWELEPQDRKWHSNKANYYFPKIDRYPDLKTATLVFVASSLGLIVLISALIVLLYKMGARARQQRELQSRLQTISELLDGARIDEIAVTDDPPVYEAPPGYDEVVKLGLDSEILSRKKKKTCDQDSRGTSSPGHSCSMERSSECSTAGGASTSRGNRLTMPIPINEGEGDANASSSPPKRINYLPDSPPPPYVTPPGSISRHFGFANLFRARDRRDEDSREDRGELETGRDEEDGIGSRGREWTRRSGAFSVSLTDSCDQSTSEMLVRSSLSIDADLLGAYVRNREISSSIRTADASCDSQPRSSRVALTDTEPECGERGQDSELARGETAASKEQAVEKPAQSLAAEQEQEPEHEQVAVEVAASPDDAQQLGCCCEGACGCATIRNVDVTHPWPPIRRVSVLRNELESEPNQLTESVPTAVAERDQDETDFYRSKNAIVRLLGSRAGRWQCGSASSTTASSPCGTFKRPSRMFSLRSRDGHVGRFGGMGSTSSYEKLSNVDFEIGHRTLLHVSDPTLIDSTNQRFHARRYSSCDIESLCEGIRALDGVLSHGSYTAVTHGRNQSVTIMLFGTPKHGMIKKRISKEDLVRQQVDQLACASSDVLPCSN, from the exons ATGCATCGTCGCTTTCGACTCG CACTACCGACCCTGCTATGCTGGTTGGTGGTTGCATATGCCGAAGGCGACGTTGTCCGCAATGAAGACATCTGCGGTGCTCAGAACGGACGTCGGCTGTATCTCGAGCTTGGAGAGAAGGGGATCCTGTACGCAAAGAACGTGTCGTTCGCGAGGACCGAGGCGAGACAGGATGGTTCGCGAATTTACACGAACAACAGTTCGCACGCTCAGTGTACCCTAGAGCTGGTAACGTGCCCGTCTTGCGTGATCATCGTCACTTTTCAAAGTATCGCGCTGTCTCACCATTGCGGCGATGGCAGCGTCACGATGGACAGCCCATGCAG GTGCGACTACGTGTGGATCTCGGAACCGCCTTACGAAGACGTGTCCGGGACACCGTTTTGCGGCCTGTACGCGCCGATCACGTATAGGTCGAGTACGAGGACTCTGTCGATTACTCTTCTCTACAGTGAGTCGAGGAAGCACGCGTTCACGTTGGAGTACACAgcagaga GAAATAGGTTGCACCTGAGAGGTACAGAGCTGACGGGACAAaacgcgaaagggttaaacaacaCCGGCGGCGGGATTCTGACGTCCCCGTTCTTCCCTGCACGTTACCCCCGTGATTTGGGCTTGGAGTATGTGGTCGCGTGTCCGAGCGAAGCACCGTCCTGTCGTATCAGGTTGCTTTTCAGCGATTTTCAGCTGGCGACTGTGTCGATAATGGAG TTCTACGATTGGAACGGGCAAAGGTTGGACGTCAGCAGCGGCGCGAGGTTTCGTCCTCCAGTGATCGTGAGCTCTGGACCATCGTTGCTGATACGTTTCTACGCAAACGGCGGCACTGGCCTAGGATACAAAGCTTTCTACTCGTTCGTAATCGGCAACGCATTCGACAAGTCTGTGCAGCCGATCACTGATTGCGGCGGCTATGTGGAGAACCTCGGTGGTGCTATCACTATGATGGATATGGTTGGCGAGGGTGTCAAGACCTACGATTGCGTTTGGCTGATCAGACCGCCGAAGAACTTTCTGCACGCGAAGACGCACATGTACCTGAAGGTTGTCGCCTTCGCGGACATGG CCGGCAACACAGAACTGATTGTGAGACAGGGCCCAACATCTGCTTTGCTGCCGCTCGAGATTTTGAGACATCCAGCGACTCAAGTACAGCCACCCAGATATAGGGAACACGTCGCTCCTGTGACCAGCGGTTTCCACGTCAGCCTTAGGGGAACGTTtggttctctctctcacctGGCGATAGCCTATGCAGCTTTCAGCTACATGG ACTGTTTCGCGGGCTCCGATTTCCTCTGTCGAAACCACAGATGCATACCCAACCAGTTGAACTGCGACGGCTTCGACCACTGCGGCGATGACAGCGACGAGCCGGCGACCTGTTTTCGAG ATTGGGAGTTGGAGCCTCAAGACCGTAAATGGCACTCGAACAAGGCAAACTATTATTTCCCAAAGATCGACCGTTATCCTGACCTGAAGACAGCTACTCTCGTGTTCGTCGCAAGCAGTCTTGGACTGATTGTTCTGATCTCAGCGTTGATTGTTCTACTGTATAAGATGGGGGCCAGGGCGAGACAGCAGAGGGAATTACAGTCGCGGCTGCAAACAATTAGTGAACTGTTAG ACGGTGCACGAATCGACGAGATCGCGGTGACGGACGACCCGCCAGTCTATGAAGCGCCTCCTGGCTATGATGAGGTCGTTAAGCTGGGTCTCGATTCGGAGATCTTGTcacggaagaagaagaaaacatGCGATCAAGACTCACGCGGAACAAGCTCTCCGGGACACAGCTGCTC GATGGAGCGGTCGTCGGAATGTTCGACGGCGGGTGGGGCGAGCACCAGTCGGGGAAACCGATTGACAATGCCGATTCCAATCAACGAGGGTGAAGGCGATGCGAATGCCAGTTCGAGCCCTCCGAAGCGCATCAACTATCTGCCGGACAGTCCGCCACCGCCGTACGTCACGCCTCCAGGATCGATATCGCGACACTTTGGCTTTGCAAATCTTTTCCGTGCAC gCGACAGACGGGACGAGGACAGTCGAGAAGATCGAGGCGAGTTGGAGACTGGTCGCGACGAGGAAGACGGCATTGGAAGTAGAGGAAGAGAGTGGACGCGTCGGTCGGGGGCGTTTTCTGTTTCTCTGACGGACAGCTGCGATCAATCAACATCAGAGATGCTGGTCCGGTCATCACTGTCTATCGACGCCGACCTTCTCGGTGCGTATGTTCGAAATCGTGAGATTTCGAGTTCGATTCGCACGGCCGATGCGTCCTGTGATTCGCAGCCCAGGAGCTCGCGCGTTGCCTTGACCGACACCGAGCCGGAATGCGGCGAAAGAGGGCAAGACAGCGAGCTGGCCAGGGGGGAAACAGCCGCTTCCAAGGAACAGGCAGTCGAGAAACCAGCGCAATCTCTGGCAGCCGAGCAGGAGCAAGAGCCAGAACACGAACAAGTCGCGGTCGAGGTCGCAGCTAGCCCGGACGACGCTCAGCAGCTCGGATGTTGTTGCGAGGGTGCTTGCGGATGCGCGACCATTCGCAATGTCGACGTCACTCATCCCTGGCCGCCGAtccgccgcgtttccgttcTTCGAAACGAACTCGAATCGGAACCGAATCAATTGACAGAATCTGTACCTACGGCAGTGGCGGAACGAGACCAGGATGAGACAGACTTCTATCGTTCGAAGAACGCGATCGTCAGACTGCTCGGCTCTAGAGCCGGAAGATGGCAATGCGGAAGTGCTAGCTCCACGACCGCTTCCTCACCCTGCGGCACCTTCAAGAGACCCTCGAGAATGTTCTCGCTTCGTTCTCGCGACGGCCACGTCGGCAGATTTGGAGGCATGGGATCTACCAGCAGCTACGAAAAGCTGAGCAATGTCGACTTTGAGATTGGTCACAGAACCCTGCTGCACGTCTCGGACCCGACCCTGATCGACTCCACCAACCAACGATTTCACGCCAGAAGGTACTCCAGCTGCGACATAGAAAGCCTTTGCGAGGGAATCAGGGCTCTGGACGGAGTTCTAAGCCACGGCAGTTACACGGCGGTGACGCATGGTCGCAATCAGTCGGTCACTATTATGCTGTTCGGTACGCCAAAACACGGAATGATTAAAAAACGAATCAGCAAAGAGGACCTTGTCAGGCAGCAGGTGGATCAGCTCGCTTGCGCCAGTTCGGACGTTCTTCCCTGTTCCAACTGA
- the LOC144474710 gene encoding uncharacterized protein LOC144474710: MIAGWYLVNTAISESRWCRRKGESLRELDDETMRIAKHRSRFVDCICRRPGLVMLLLLSIGVLTSFYVASSAEDYAFEQRHPSYYKWYNSGEETMDGYLVWNPRCQMPAKEPLDPVIKPHFKKEKFENCSTEIPFTGVSRDENGTVILYVDSASLQPGTECCWSAVLRATNPKPAGNDSLTRPPRRAPPHHHTTSKPKPRKEKVDSSIVVKDCESFDERTALPEGIEAAMVTCTQKSSGKMIYRNVHAVIGLEKVHDRFQRNETAVTTVEPLSRKLSILMMGIDSVSRLNFLRSAPNTEKFLRETGFVRMDGYNKMADNTFPNLMAILTGQNITDSYAKCKPTVPYGLDRCPFLWQNFRQAGYATAYGEDETALNTFNYLKVGFMDPPTDYYLRPYMLACERLLKSRKRFGLKYCTGPEVSFDRILNYAVEFARTFLGLPYFGFFWTNSVSHDSSNGISSMDDRLLEKFKQLERDGVLNETMVVFLSDHGMRWGAIRNTYVGWYEERLPLLYIWLPEWVRLERPDLYPSLRGNQHRLLSPFDLYQTLREVLSWSGGEASPPSGCADCRSMLGPVPYERGCSDVGISSHWCACTAFDRANSRDPIIEQGASVFVDHANDRISVYKDKKGKQLCAKLRLKKVIRVNKAIETTDTNVHVYFYLLQLSPGDGKFEVTVRYHENGTYVVTDQEVSRLDSYASSAKCLDRGYKLYCHCLR, translated from the exons ATGATTGCTGGCTGGTATCTCGTAAACACCGCGATATCAGAATCGAGATGGTGCAGGAGGAAAGGTGAATCGCTGCGAGAGTTAGACGACGAGACGATGCGAATCGCGAAACATCGGTCCCGGTTCGTCGACTGCATATGTCGACGACCCGGTCTGGtcatgctgctgctgctgtcgATCGGTGTCCTGACGAGTTTCTACGTCGCCTCCTCCGCCGAGGACTACGCGTTCGAGCAGCGGCACCCGAGCTATTACAAATGGTACAACAGCGGGGAAG AAACGATGGACGGCTACCTGGTGTGGAACCCACGATGCCAGATGCCCGCGAAGGAGCCGCTCGACCCCGTGATCAAGCCGCACttcaaaaaggaaaaattcgaGAACTGTTCGACCGAAATACCTTTCACGGGTGTTTCCCGCGACGAAAACGGCACCGTGATTCTGTACGTGGACTCCGCGTCGCTTCAACCTGGCACAGAATGTTGCTGGTCGGCCGTGTTGCGGGCTACCAACCCTAAGCCGGCCGGCAACGATTCGCTCACGCGGCCGCCGAGGCGAGCACCTCCGCACCACCATACGACCAGCAAGCCGAAACCCCGGAAAGAGAAAGTCGACTCATCGATCGT GGTAAAAGATTGCGAGAGCTTCGATGAACGAACTGCGCTGCCGGAAGGCATCGAAGCCGCGATGGTCACCTGCACACAGAAGTCCTCCGGTAAAATGATCTACCGGAACGTGCACGCGGTGATCGGCCTGGAGAAGGTGCACGACCGTTTCCAGCGCAACGAAACTGCCGTCACGACCGTTGAACCGCTGTCGAGGAAGCTGAGCATCCTGATGATGGGCATCGACAGCGTCAGCCGCCTCAATTTCCTGCGCAGCGCGCCAAACACCGAAAAGTTCCTGCGTGAGACCGGCTTCGTTCGTATGGACGGCTACAATAAGATGGCCGATAACACCTTCCCGAACCTGATGGCGATTCTGACTGGTCAGAATATCACAGATTCCTACGCGAAATGCAAGCCTACCGTTCCTTACGGCCTCGACCGGTGTCCCTTTCTATGGCAGAACTTCCGCCAGGCGGGTTACGCCACTGCCTACGGCGAGGACGAGACTGCCCTCAATACCTTCAACTATCTGAAGGTCGGCTTCATGGACCCGCCGACCGATTACTACCTTCGACCCTACATGCTCGCCTGCGAAAGGCTGCTCAAATCGAGAAAGAG GTTTGGCCTAAAGTATTGCACCGGACCCGAGGTCAGCTTCGACAGGATCCTCAACTACGCGGTCGAATTCGCGCGAACATTCCTCGGCCTACCGTACTTCGGCTTCTTCTGGACGAACAGCGTCAGCCACGACAGCTCGAACGGAATCTCGTCGATGGACGACCGGCTGCTCGAGAAATTCAAGCAACTAGAACGCGATGGCGTGTTGAACGAGACTATGGTTGTGTTCCTAAGCGATCACGGAATGCGGTGGGGCGCGATCAGGAATACGTACGTTGGCTGGTACGAAGAGAGGTTGCCGCTTCTTTATATCTGGCTGCCCGAGTGGGTCCGGCTGGAACGACCGGACTTGTATCCGTCATTGCGCGGAAATCAGCATCGGCTGCTTTCACCGTTCGACCTCTACCAAACCCTCAGGGAGGTCTTAAGCTGGTCCGGTGGTGAAGCGAGTCCGCCGTCGGGTTGTGCCGACTGCCGTAGCATGCTCGGCCCAGTTCCATACGAGAGAGGGTGCTCGGACGTCGGAATATCCTCGCACTGGTGCGCCTGTACTGCCTTCGATCGCGCCAACTCTCGCGACCCGATCATCGAGCAGGGCGCCAGCGTATTTGTCGATCATGCGAACGATCGCATCTCGGTCTACAAGGACAAGAAAGGCAAGCAACTCTGTGCCAAGCTACGTCTGAAGAAGGTTATAAGGGTGAACAAAGCGATCGAAACGACTGACACGAACGTTCACGTTTACTTCTATCTACTCCAGCTGTCACCCGGCGACGGCAAGTTCGAGGTGACCGTGCGTTACCACGAGAACGGTACCTATGTTGTGACCGACCAGGAGGTTAGCAGGCTCGACTCGTACGCCTCCTCCGCCAAGTGTTTGGACCGCGGGTACAAACTGTACTGTCACTGTCTCAGGTAG
- the Culd gene encoding CUB and LDLa domain isoform X1 — MHRRFRLALPTLLCWLVVAYAEGDVVRNEDICGAQNGRRLYLELGEKGILYAKNVSFARTEARQDGSRIYTNNSSHAQCTLELVTCPSCVIIVTFQSIALSHHCGDGSVTMDSPCRCDYVWISEPPYEDVSGTPFCGLYAPITYRSSTRTLSITLLYSESRKHAFTLEYTAERNRLHLRGTELTGQNAKGLNNTGGGILTSPFFPARYPRDLGLEYVVACPSEAPSCRIRLLFSDFQLATVSIMEFYDWNGQRLDVSSGARFRPPVIVSSGPSLLIRFYANGGTGLGYKAFYSFVIGNAFDKSVQPITDCGGYVENLGGAITMMDMVGEGVKTYDCVWLIRPPKNFLHAKTHMYLKVVAFADMAGNTELIVRQGPTSALLPLEILRHPATQVQPPRYREHVAPVTSGFHVSLRGTFGSLSHLAIAYAAFSYMDCFAGSDFLCRNHRCIPNQLNCDGFDHCGDDSDEPATCFRDWELEPQDRKWHSNKANYYFPKIDRYPDLKTATLVFVASSLGLIVLISALIVLLYKMGARARQQRELQSRLQTISELLVFDIADGARIDEIAVTDDPPVYEAPPGYDEVVKLGLDSEILSRKKKKTCDQDSRGTSSPGHSCSMERSSECSTAGGASTSRGNRLTMPIPINEGEGDANASSSPPKRINYLPDSPPPPYVTPPGSISRHFGFANLFRARDRRDEDSREDRGELETGRDEEDGIGSRGREWTRRSGAFSVSLTDSCDQSTSEMLVRSSLSIDADLLGAYVRNREISSSIRTADASCDSQPRSSRVALTDTEPECGERGQDSELARGETAASKEQAVEKPAQSLAAEQEQEPEHEQVAVEVAASPDDAQQLGCCCEGACGCATIRNVDVTHPWPPIRRVSVLRNELESEPNQLTESVPTAVAERDQDETDFYRSKNAIVRLLGSRAGRWQCGSASSTTASSPCGTFKRPSRMFSLRSRDGHVGRFGGMGSTSSYEKLSNVDFEIGHRTLLHVSDPTLIDSTNQRFHARRYSSCDIESLCEGIRALDGVLSHGSYTAVTHGRNQSVTIMLFGTPKHGMIKKRISKEDLVRQQVDQLACASSDVLPCSN, encoded by the exons ATGCATCGTCGCTTTCGACTCG CACTACCGACCCTGCTATGCTGGTTGGTGGTTGCATATGCCGAAGGCGACGTTGTCCGCAATGAAGACATCTGCGGTGCTCAGAACGGACGTCGGCTGTATCTCGAGCTTGGAGAGAAGGGGATCCTGTACGCAAAGAACGTGTCGTTCGCGAGGACCGAGGCGAGACAGGATGGTTCGCGAATTTACACGAACAACAGTTCGCACGCTCAGTGTACCCTAGAGCTGGTAACGTGCCCGTCTTGCGTGATCATCGTCACTTTTCAAAGTATCGCGCTGTCTCACCATTGCGGCGATGGCAGCGTCACGATGGACAGCCCATGCAG GTGCGACTACGTGTGGATCTCGGAACCGCCTTACGAAGACGTGTCCGGGACACCGTTTTGCGGCCTGTACGCGCCGATCACGTATAGGTCGAGTACGAGGACTCTGTCGATTACTCTTCTCTACAGTGAGTCGAGGAAGCACGCGTTCACGTTGGAGTACACAgcagaga GAAATAGGTTGCACCTGAGAGGTACAGAGCTGACGGGACAAaacgcgaaagggttaaacaacaCCGGCGGCGGGATTCTGACGTCCCCGTTCTTCCCTGCACGTTACCCCCGTGATTTGGGCTTGGAGTATGTGGTCGCGTGTCCGAGCGAAGCACCGTCCTGTCGTATCAGGTTGCTTTTCAGCGATTTTCAGCTGGCGACTGTGTCGATAATGGAG TTCTACGATTGGAACGGGCAAAGGTTGGACGTCAGCAGCGGCGCGAGGTTTCGTCCTCCAGTGATCGTGAGCTCTGGACCATCGTTGCTGATACGTTTCTACGCAAACGGCGGCACTGGCCTAGGATACAAAGCTTTCTACTCGTTCGTAATCGGCAACGCATTCGACAAGTCTGTGCAGCCGATCACTGATTGCGGCGGCTATGTGGAGAACCTCGGTGGTGCTATCACTATGATGGATATGGTTGGCGAGGGTGTCAAGACCTACGATTGCGTTTGGCTGATCAGACCGCCGAAGAACTTTCTGCACGCGAAGACGCACATGTACCTGAAGGTTGTCGCCTTCGCGGACATGG CCGGCAACACAGAACTGATTGTGAGACAGGGCCCAACATCTGCTTTGCTGCCGCTCGAGATTTTGAGACATCCAGCGACTCAAGTACAGCCACCCAGATATAGGGAACACGTCGCTCCTGTGACCAGCGGTTTCCACGTCAGCCTTAGGGGAACGTTtggttctctctctcacctGGCGATAGCCTATGCAGCTTTCAGCTACATGG ACTGTTTCGCGGGCTCCGATTTCCTCTGTCGAAACCACAGATGCATACCCAACCAGTTGAACTGCGACGGCTTCGACCACTGCGGCGATGACAGCGACGAGCCGGCGACCTGTTTTCGAG ATTGGGAGTTGGAGCCTCAAGACCGTAAATGGCACTCGAACAAGGCAAACTATTATTTCCCAAAGATCGACCGTTATCCTGACCTGAAGACAGCTACTCTCGTGTTCGTCGCAAGCAGTCTTGGACTGATTGTTCTGATCTCAGCGTTGATTGTTCTACTGTATAAGATGGGGGCCAGGGCGAGACAGCAGAGGGAATTACAGTCGCGGCTGCAAACAATTAGTGAACTGTTAG TATTCGACATTGCAGACGGTGCACGAATCGACGAGATCGCGGTGACGGACGACCCGCCAGTCTATGAAGCGCCTCCTGGCTATGATGAGGTCGTTAAGCTGGGTCTCGATTCGGAGATCTTGTcacggaagaagaagaaaacatGCGATCAAGACTCACGCGGAACAAGCTCTCCGGGACACAGCTGCTC GATGGAGCGGTCGTCGGAATGTTCGACGGCGGGTGGGGCGAGCACCAGTCGGGGAAACCGATTGACAATGCCGATTCCAATCAACGAGGGTGAAGGCGATGCGAATGCCAGTTCGAGCCCTCCGAAGCGCATCAACTATCTGCCGGACAGTCCGCCACCGCCGTACGTCACGCCTCCAGGATCGATATCGCGACACTTTGGCTTTGCAAATCTTTTCCGTGCAC gCGACAGACGGGACGAGGACAGTCGAGAAGATCGAGGCGAGTTGGAGACTGGTCGCGACGAGGAAGACGGCATTGGAAGTAGAGGAAGAGAGTGGACGCGTCGGTCGGGGGCGTTTTCTGTTTCTCTGACGGACAGCTGCGATCAATCAACATCAGAGATGCTGGTCCGGTCATCACTGTCTATCGACGCCGACCTTCTCGGTGCGTATGTTCGAAATCGTGAGATTTCGAGTTCGATTCGCACGGCCGATGCGTCCTGTGATTCGCAGCCCAGGAGCTCGCGCGTTGCCTTGACCGACACCGAGCCGGAATGCGGCGAAAGAGGGCAAGACAGCGAGCTGGCCAGGGGGGAAACAGCCGCTTCCAAGGAACAGGCAGTCGAGAAACCAGCGCAATCTCTGGCAGCCGAGCAGGAGCAAGAGCCAGAACACGAACAAGTCGCGGTCGAGGTCGCAGCTAGCCCGGACGACGCTCAGCAGCTCGGATGTTGTTGCGAGGGTGCTTGCGGATGCGCGACCATTCGCAATGTCGACGTCACTCATCCCTGGCCGCCGAtccgccgcgtttccgttcTTCGAAACGAACTCGAATCGGAACCGAATCAATTGACAGAATCTGTACCTACGGCAGTGGCGGAACGAGACCAGGATGAGACAGACTTCTATCGTTCGAAGAACGCGATCGTCAGACTGCTCGGCTCTAGAGCCGGAAGATGGCAATGCGGAAGTGCTAGCTCCACGACCGCTTCCTCACCCTGCGGCACCTTCAAGAGACCCTCGAGAATGTTCTCGCTTCGTTCTCGCGACGGCCACGTCGGCAGATTTGGAGGCATGGGATCTACCAGCAGCTACGAAAAGCTGAGCAATGTCGACTTTGAGATTGGTCACAGAACCCTGCTGCACGTCTCGGACCCGACCCTGATCGACTCCACCAACCAACGATTTCACGCCAGAAGGTACTCCAGCTGCGACATAGAAAGCCTTTGCGAGGGAATCAGGGCTCTGGACGGAGTTCTAAGCCACGGCAGTTACACGGCGGTGACGCATGGTCGCAATCAGTCGGTCACTATTATGCTGTTCGGTACGCCAAAACACGGAATGATTAAAAAACGAATCAGCAAAGAGGACCTTGTCAGGCAGCAGGTGGATCAGCTCGCTTGCGCCAGTTCGGACGTTCTTCCCTGTTCCAACTGA
- the LOC144474777 gene encoding uncharacterized protein LOC144474777: MAWLFPWKKNQKVEDNGTEEDDGEYIFVEKKRQAPLPPPQPDQSGPGYPTGSLYPYIPPVAEYSSMTIDPAANQGESTRFINDIPFKLCKRLNVLINNDFEIDRLRINEILTFIQRIESNDYSYSFSVEEGVTAEMNSMNDQ; the protein is encoded by the coding sequence ATGGCCTGGCTGTTTCCATGGAAGAAAAACCAGAAGGTCGAAGATAATGGTACCGAGGAAGACGATGGGGAATACATATTTGTCGAGAAGAAGAGGCAAGCACCGTTACCGCCGCCTCAACCTGACCAAAGCGGACCCGGATATCCAACCGGAAGCTTGTATCCATACATCCCACCAGTTGCAGAATATTCTTCGATGACAATCGATCCAGCGGCTAATCAGGGGGAGAGTACGcgttttataaatgatatcCCGTTCAAATTGTGTAAACGTTTGAACGTCTTGATAAACAATGACTTCGAGATTGATAGGCTCAGAATTAACGAAATCTTGACGTTTATACAGAGAATAGAGTCCAACGATTACAGTTACAGTTTTTCAGTGGAGGAAGGTGTCACAGCTGAGATGAATAGTATGAATGATCAGTGA
- the LOC144474775 gene encoding cytochrome c1, heme protein, mitochondrial, which translates to MKRIVQLAGLAAAGCGTVLYLLNDSVKASVAAIELPNYPWKFQRTFQSFDHATLRRGWQIYRTVCYTCHSLRYMKFMDLTNQTHTEEEVKEIAAEFEVQDGPDDEGNYYMRPAKFSDAIPKPFPNEQAARVANFGSYPPDLTYIVYSRHNGFNFLFSYLTGFRDPPAGVKLNDGQHFNPYFSGCVTGMAPILYDGMMEFEDGTPATESQMAKDLVEFLSWTAAPEHDTRQLMLLKGLAIFTLLSALSYDIYRRNISHLKSRRMAYVPK; encoded by the exons ATGAAGAGGATCGTTCAGCTTGCCGGGCTGGCTGCCGCCGGCTGCGGGACTGTCCTCTATCTGCTGAACGACTCGGTGAAAGCGAGCGTCGCCGCGATTGAGTTGCCGAATTACCCTTGGAAGTTCCAGCGCACGTTCCAGTCGTTCGATCACGCGACTCTGAGAAGGGGCTGGCAAATCTACCGAACCGTTTGCTACACTTGCCACAGTCTGAGATACATGAAATTCATGGACCTGACCAACCAGACTCATACCGAGGAGGAGGTCAAAGAGATCGCCGCGGAGTTCGAG GTGCAGGACGGACCCGACGACGAGGGCAATTATTACATGAGGCCCGCGAAGTTCTCCGACGCGATCCCGAAACCGTTCCCGAACGAGCAGGCGGCCAGGGTCGCGAACTTTGGCAGCTATCCGCCGGATCTGACGTACATCGTGTACAGCAGACACAACGGCTTCAATTTTCTCTTCTCCTATCTGACCGGATTTCGGGATCCACCGGCGGGCGTGAAGCTGAACGACGGGCAACACTTCAATCCGTATTTTTCCGGTTGCGTCACCGGAATGGCACCG ATACTGTACGACGGCATGATGGAGTTCGAGGACGGCACGCCGGCCACCGAATCGCAAATGGCGAAGGACTTGGTCGAATTTCTGTCGTGGACCGCGGCGCCGGAACACGACACGAGACAACTGATGCTGCTCAAAGGGCTAGCGATCTTCACGTTACTGTCCGCCCTGTCATACGATATTTACAGGCGAAACATCTCGCACTTGAAAAGTCGTCGAATGGCGTACGTGCCGAAATGA
- the LOC144474776 gene encoding transmembrane protein 222 produces MNDPDLPSDEQHYSDDASSMDLIINPSRQRFPFCIVWTPLPILSYFLPFIGHMGIATSTGVIRDFAGPYHVSEDNMAFGKPTKYWQLDYGKAKGGIPGWDSAVAEASEIYKKRMHNLCCDNCHSHVATALNLMSYDNANDWNMVKLAFLILLHGKYTSFPAFLRTWMPFFIIVATVGIVCIYLR; encoded by the exons ATGAATGATCCGGATTTACCAAGCGACGAGCAGCATTATTCGGACGATGCGTCAAGCATGGATCTTATAATCAATCCGTCCAGACAAAGATTCCCGTTCTGCATAGTTTGGACTCCGTTGCCGATCTTGTC GTATTTTTTGCCGTTTATCGGTCATATGGGCATCGCCACCTCTACCGGCGTGATAAGAGATTTCGCGGGTCCATATCATGTGTCGGAGGACAACATGGCATTTGGGAAACCTACAAAATATTGGCAATTGGACTATGGTAAAGCGAAAGGAGGCATTCCGGGATGGGACTCTGCAGTAGCGGAAGCCAgtgaaatttataagaaaagaaTG CACAATTTATGTTGCGACAACTGTCACTCGCACGTGGCGACTGCGTTGAATTTAATGTCATACGACAATGCCAATGATTGGAACATGGTGAAGTTAGCGTTTCTGATTCTACTTCACGGCAAATATACGAG TTTTCCAGCATTTCTAAGGACCTGGATGCCCTTTTTCATTATCGTCGCTACCGTCGGCATCGTTTGTATTTATCTGCGATAG